Proteins encoded by one window of Arabidopsis thaliana chromosome 2, partial sequence:
- the COP1 gene encoding Transducin/WD40 repeat-like superfamily protein yields MCQKLHRPWISFGKHYKGQGCDVSIKEVDNLLTLLAERKRKMEQEEAERNMQILLDFLHCLRKQKVDELNEVQTDLQYIKEDINAVERHRIDLYRARDRYSVKLRMLGDDPSTRNAWPHEKNQIGFNSNSLSIRGGNFVGNYQNKKVEGKAQGSSHGLPKKDALSGSDSQSLNQSTVSMARKKRIHAQFNDLQECYLQKRRQLADQPNSKQENDKSVVRREGYSNGLADFQSVLTTFTRYSRLRVIAEIRHGDIFHSANIVSSIEFDRDDELFATAGVSRCIKVFDFSSVVNEPADMQCPIVEMSTRSKLSCLSWNKHEKNHIASSDYEGIVTVWDVTTRQSLMEYEEHEKRAWSVDFSRTEPSMLVSGSDDCKVKVWCTRQEASVINIDMKANICCVKYNPGSSNYIAVGSADHHIHYYDLRNISQPLHVFSGHKKAVSYVKFLSNNELASASTDSTLRLWDVKDNLPVRTFRGHTNEKNFVGLTVNSEYLACGSETNEVYVYHKEITRPVTSHRFGSPDMDDAEEEAGSYFISAVCWKSDSPTMLTANSQGTIKVLVLAA; encoded by the exons ATGTGTCAAAAACTGCATCGCCCTTGGATCAGTTTCGGGAAGCACTACAAAGG ACAGGGTTGTGATGTGTCAATTAAGGAGGTTGATAATCTTCTGACACTTCTTGCggaaaggaagagaaaaatggaaCAGGAAGAAGCTGAGAGGAACATGCAGATACTTTTGGACTTTTTGCATTGTCTAAGGAAGCAAAAAGTTGATGAACTAAATGAG GTGCAAACTGATCTCCAGTATATTAAAGAAGATATAAATGCCGTTGAGAGACATAGAATAGATTTATACCGAGCTAGGGACAGATATTCTGTAAAGTTGCGGATGCTCGGAGATGATCCAAGCACAAGAAATGCATGGCCACATGAGAAGAACCAGATTGGTTTCAACTCCAATTCTCTCAGCATAAGAGGAGGAAATTTTGTAGgcaattatcaaaacaaaaaggtagAGGGGAAGGCACAAGGAAGCTCTCATGGGCTACCAAAGAAGGATGCGCTGAGTGGGTCAGATTCGCAAAGTTTGAATCAGTCAACTGTCTCAATGGCTAGAAAGAAACGGATTCATGCTCAG TTCAATGATTTACAAGAATGTTACCTCCAAAAGCGGCGTCAGTTGGCAGACCAACCAAAtagtaaacaagaaaatgataagAGTGTAGTACGGAGGGAAGGCTATAGCAACGGCCTTGCAGATTTTCAATCTGTGTTGACTACCTTCACTCGCTACAG TCGTCTAAGAGTTATAGCAGAAATCCGGCATGGGGATATATTTCATTCAGCCAACATTGTATCAAG CATAGAGTTTGATCGTGATGATGAGCTGTTTGCCACTGCTGGTGTTTCTAGATGTATAAAGGTTTTTGACTTCTCTTCG GTTGTAAATGAACCAGCAGATATGCAGTGTCCGATTGTGGAGATGTCAACTCGGTCTAAACTTAGTTGCTTGAGTTGGAATAAGCatgaaaaaaatcacataGCAAGCAGTGATTATGAAGGAATAGTAACAGTGTGGGATGTAACTACTAGGCAG AGTCTTATGGAGTATGAAGAGCACGAAAAACGTGCCTGGAGTGTTGACTTTTCACGAACAGAACCATCAATGCTTGTATCTGGTAGTGACGACTGCAAG GTTAAAGTTTGGTGCACGAGGCAGGAAGCAAGTGTGATTAATATTGATATGAAAGCAAACATATGTTGTGTCAAGTACAATCCTGGCTCAAGCAACTACATTGCG GTCGGATCAGCTGATCATCACATCCATTATTACGATCTAAGAAACATAAGCCAACCACTTCATGTCTTCAGTGGACACAAGAAAGCAGTTTCCTATGTTAAATTTTTGTCCAACAACGAGCTCGCTTCTGCGTCCACAGATAGCACACTACGCTTATGGGATGTCAAAGACAACTTGCCA GTTCGAACATTCAGAGGACATACTAACGAGAAGAACTTTGTGGGTCTCACAGTGAACAGCGAGTATCTCGCCTGTGGAAGCGAGACAAACGAAGTATATGTATATCACAAG GAAATCACGAGACCCGTGACATCGCACAGATTTGGATCGCCAGACATGGACGATGCAGAGGAAGAGGCAGGTTCCTACTTTATTAGTGCGGTTTGCTGGAAGAGTGATAGTCCCACGATGTTGACTGCGAATAGTCAAGGAACCATCAAAGTTCTGGTACTCGCTGCGTGA
- the PFA-DSP2 gene encoding Phosphotyrosine protein phosphatases superfamily protein (Phosphotyrosine protein phosphatases superfamily protein; FUNCTIONS IN: phosphatase activity, protein tyrosine phosphatase activity, catalytic activity; INVOLVED IN: dephosphorylation; LOCATED IN: cellular_component unknown; CONTAINS InterPro DOMAIN/s: Protein-tyrosine phosphatase, active site (InterPro:IPR016130), Dual-specific/protein-tyrosine phosphatase, conserved region (InterPro:IPR000387), Protein-tyrosine phosphatase, dual specificity phosphatase, eukaryotic (InterPro:IPR020428), Protein-tyrosine phosphatase, SIW14-like (InterPro:IPR004861); BEST Arabidopsis thaliana protein match is: Phosphotyrosine protein phosphatases superfamily protein (TAIR:AT1G05000.2); Has 35333 Blast hits to 34131 proteins in 2444 species: Archae - 798; Bacteria - 22429; Metazoa - 974; Fungi - 991; Plants - 531; Viruses - 0; Other Eukaryotes - 9610 (source: NCBI BLink).), giving the protein MKLIEKTMSMNQFRTMEEEKQDGGELFHTIEVAKVDRNNVSQPPPAATAALLEVPGDELNLIPPLNFSMVDNGIFRSGFPDSANFSFIKTLGLRSIISLCPEPYPENNMQFLKSNGISLFQFGIEGSKSKCLPGLENEVWLHIWSSKHQKEDFYTNGNSKTSEPFVDILDQKIREALKVLLDEKNHPLLIHCKRGKHRTGCLVGCMRKLQKWCITSILDEYKRFAAAKARVSDQRFLESFDVSGLKHTPMSFSCSNR; this is encoded by the exons ATGAAACTGATTGAGAAGACGATGAGCATGAACCAGTTTAGGACtatggaggaggagaagcaaGACGGTGGTGAGCTTTTCCATACCATCGAGGTAGCTAAAGTTGACCGGAACAACGTGTCTCAGCCGCCGCCGGCTGCTACTGCAGCACTGCTAGAAGTTCCCGGTGATGAACTTAACCTAATTCCACCGTTGAACTTTTCGATGGTCGATAATGGTATATTCCGGTCTGGATTCCCGGACTCGGCGAACTTCTCCTTCATCAAGACTCTTGGCCTTCGCTCAATCAT ATCTTTGTGTCCAGAGCCATATCCTGAGAACAACATGCAGTTCCTCAAATCCAATGGAATTAGTCTTTTTCAGTTTGGCATTGAAGGCTCTAAGTCCAAG TGTCTTCCCGGATTAGAGAACGAGGTTTGGTTGCATATTTGGAGTTCTAAGCATCAGAAAGAGGATTTTTATACAAATGGAAATTCAAAAACTTCG GAGCCATTTGTAGATATCCTAGATCAGAAAATCCGTGAAGCACTCAAAGTCCTTCTCG ATGAGAAGAACCATCCACTTTTGATTCATTGCAAACGAGGCAAG CACAGAACCGGGTGTCTTGTTGGGTGCATGAGGAAACTCCAGAAATGGTGCATAACATCGATACTCGATGAGTATAAGCGATTTGCAGCGGCTAAAGCTAGAGTTTCGGATCAAAGGTTCTTGGAGTCATTCGATGTATCAGGCTTGAAGCACACTCCAATGTCTTTTTCTTGCTCCAATaggtaa
- the COP1 gene encoding Transducin/WD40 repeat-like superfamily protein (CONSTITUTIVE PHOTOMORPHOGENIC 1 (COP1); CONTAINS InterPro DOMAIN/s: WD40 repeat 2 (InterPro:IPR019782), Zinc finger, RING-type, conserved site (InterPro:IPR017907), Zinc finger, RING-type (InterPro:IPR001841), WD40 repeat, conserved site (InterPro:IPR019775), WD40 repeat (InterPro:IPR001680), WD40 repeat-like-containing domain (InterPro:IPR011046), WD40-repeat-containing domain (InterPro:IPR017986), Zinc finger, C3HC4 RING-type (InterPro:IPR018957), WD40/YVTN repeat-like-containing domain (InterPro:IPR015943), WD40 repeat, subgroup (InterPro:IPR019781); BEST Arabidopsis thaliana protein match is: SPA1-related 2 (TAIR:AT4G11110.1); Has 42218 Blast hits to 27649 proteins in 756 species: Archae - 30; Bacteria - 4454; Metazoa - 17716; Fungi - 8958; Plants - 5306; Viruses - 46; Other Eukaryotes - 5708 (source: NCBI BLink).), whose translation MEEISTDPVVPAVKPDPRTSSVGEGANRHENDDGGSGGSEIGAPDLDKDLLCPICMQIIKDAFLTACGHSFCYMCIITHLRNKSDCPCCSQHLTNNQLYPNFLLDKLLKKTSARHVSKTASPLDQFREALQRGCDVSIKEVDNLLTLLAERKRKMEQEEAERNMQILLDFLHCLRKQKVDELNEVQTDLQYIKEDINAVERHRIDLYRARDRYSVKLRMLGDDPSTRNAWPHEKNQIGFNSNSLSIRGGNFVGNYQNKKVEGKAQGSSHGLPKKDALSGSDSQSLNQSTVSMARKKRIHAQFNDLQECYLQKRRQLADQPNSKQENDKSVVRREGYSNGLADFQSVLTTFTRYSRLRVIAEIRHGDIFHSANIVSSIEFDRDDELFATAGVSRCIKVFDFSSVVNEPADMQCPIVEMSTRSKLSCLSWNKHEKNHIASSDYEGIVTVWDVTTRQSLMEYEEHEKRAWSVDFSRTEPSMLVSGSDDCKVKVWCTRQEASVINIDMKANICCVKYNPGSSNYIAVGSADHHIHYYDLRNISQPLHVFSGHKKAVSYVKFLSNNELASASTDSTLRLWDVKDNLPVRTFRGHTNEKNFVGLTVNSEYLACGSETNEVYVYHKEITRPVTSHRFGSPDMDDAEEEAGSYFISAVCWKSDSPTMLTANSQGTIKVLVLAA comes from the exons ATGGAAGAGATTTCGACGGATCCGGTTGTTCCAGCGGTGAAACCTGACCCGAGAACATCTTCAGTTGGTGAAGGTGCTAATCGTCATGAAAATGACGACGGAGGAAGCGGCGGTTCTGAGATTGGAGCACCGGATCTGGATAAAGACTTGCTTTGTCCGATTTGTATGCAGATTATTAAAGATGCTTTCCTCACGGCTTGTGGTCATAGTTTCTGCTATATGTGTATCATCACACATCTTAGGAACAAGAGTGATTGTCCCTGTTGTAGCCAACACCTCACCAATAATCAGCTTTACCCTAATTTCTTGCTCGATaag CTATTGAAGAAAACTTCAGCTCGGCATGTGTCAAAAACTGCATCGCCCTTGGATCAGTTTCGGGAAGCACTACAAAGG GGTTGTGATGTGTCAATTAAGGAGGTTGATAATCTTCTGACACTTCTTGCggaaaggaagagaaaaatggaaCAGGAAGAAGCTGAGAGGAACATGCAGATACTTTTGGACTTTTTGCATTGTCTAAGGAAGCAAAAAGTTGATGAACTAAATGAG GTGCAAACTGATCTCCAGTATATTAAAGAAGATATAAATGCCGTTGAGAGACATAGAATAGATTTATACCGAGCTAGGGACAGATATTCTGTAAAGTTGCGGATGCTCGGAGATGATCCAAGCACAAGAAATGCATGGCCACATGAGAAGAACCAGATTGGTTTCAACTCCAATTCTCTCAGCATAAGAGGAGGAAATTTTGTAGgcaattatcaaaacaaaaaggtagAGGGGAAGGCACAAGGAAGCTCTCATGGGCTACCAAAGAAGGATGCGCTGAGTGGGTCAGATTCGCAAAGTTTGAATCAGTCAACTGTCTCAATGGCTAGAAAGAAACGGATTCATGCTCAG TTCAATGATTTACAAGAATGTTACCTCCAAAAGCGGCGTCAGTTGGCAGACCAACCAAAtagtaaacaagaaaatgataagAGTGTAGTACGGAGGGAAGGCTATAGCAACGGCCTTGCAGATTTTCAATCTGTGTTGACTACCTTCACTCGCTACAG TCGTCTAAGAGTTATAGCAGAAATCCGGCATGGGGATATATTTCATTCAGCCAACATTGTATCAAG CATAGAGTTTGATCGTGATGATGAGCTGTTTGCCACTGCTGGTGTTTCTAGATGTATAAAGGTTTTTGACTTCTCTTCG GTTGTAAATGAACCAGCAGATATGCAGTGTCCGATTGTGGAGATGTCAACTCGGTCTAAACTTAGTTGCTTGAGTTGGAATAAGCatgaaaaaaatcacataGCAAGCAGTGATTATGAAGGAATAGTAACAGTGTGGGATGTAACTACTAGGCAG AGTCTTATGGAGTATGAAGAGCACGAAAAACGTGCCTGGAGTGTTGACTTTTCACGAACAGAACCATCAATGCTTGTATCTGGTAGTGACGACTGCAAG GTTAAAGTTTGGTGCACGAGGCAGGAAGCAAGTGTGATTAATATTGATATGAAAGCAAACATATGTTGTGTCAAGTACAATCCTGGCTCAAGCAACTACATTGCG GTCGGATCAGCTGATCATCACATCCATTATTACGATCTAAGAAACATAAGCCAACCACTTCATGTCTTCAGTGGACACAAGAAAGCAGTTTCCTATGTTAAATTTTTGTCCAACAACGAGCTCGCTTCTGCGTCCACAGATAGCACACTACGCTTATGGGATGTCAAAGACAACTTGCCA GTTCGAACATTCAGAGGACATACTAACGAGAAGAACTTTGTGGGTCTCACAGTGAACAGCGAGTATCTCGCCTGTGGAAGCGAGACAAACGAAGTATATGTATATCACAAG GAAATCACGAGACCCGTGACATCGCACAGATTTGGATCGCCAGACATGGACGATGCAGAGGAAGAGGCAGGTTCCTACTTTATTAGTGCGGTTTGCTGGAAGAGTGATAGTCCCACGATGTTGACTGCGAATAGTCAAGGAACCATCAAAGTTCTGGTACTCGCTGCGTGA